CTGATGGAGAAGGTTTTTTAATTCCCTCACCCATTGCTTTTTCAATATTTCTTATAGCATCCACCATAGCTTTAAGTTCATCAGGTTCAAGCGAAGCTTTGTGGTCAGGCCCATCCATTGTTTTATCAAGTGTAAAATGTTTTTCTATTACTTTTGCTCCAAGAACAACAGCAGCAACAGGAACTTCTATTCCAAGTGTATGGTCAGAGTATCCTATCTTTATATCAAATTCGTTTTTGATATGAAGCATTGCTTTTAGATTTACATCAGTCATTGGTGTAGGATATTCTGAATTACAATGCAAAACTGTAATGTCTTTATCTTTTGTTCCTGATTTTGTAATAACTTTCAAGGCATTATCAATTTCTTCTAACGATGCCATTCCAGTTGATAAAATAACTTTCTTATTAAGTTTTCCAATTTTTCTAAGATACGGTAAATTTGTAATTTCTCCTGATGGAATTTTATAAATATCCATCCCAATTTTTTCTAACAAATCAATACTATCTAAATCAAAAGCCGATGAAAGAAATTTAATTCTTTTTTTCTCACAATAGGATTTAAGTTCTAAATGATCTTCAAAACTTATCTCAAGTTTTTTTATCATTTCAAATTGCGATTCTTTTTTGTTTGTTGTCTTTTTTTGATATTCTGCCTTTGGAGAACTTTTACTAACTAAATCTTTAGCAATAAAAGTCTGAAATTTTACTGCATCAGCACCTGCATCAACAGCTACATCTATAAGTTTTTTGGCTGTTTCAATACTTCCGTTATGATTAACTCCTGCTTCTGCTATAATAAATGTTTTTTCTATCATTTTATCCTTTTTGCCGGATT
The genomic region above belongs to Bacteroidota bacterium and contains:
- the neuB gene encoding N-acetylneuraminate synthase, translating into MIEKTFIIAEAGVNHNGSIETAKKLIDVAVDAGADAVKFQTFIAKDLVSKSSPKAEYQKKTTNKKESQFEMIKKLEISFEDHLELKSYCEKKRIKFLSSAFDLDSIDLLEKIGMDIYKIPSGEITNLPYLRKIGKLNKKVILSTGMASLEEIDNALKVITKSGTKDKDITVLHCNSEYPTPMTDVNLKAMLHIKNEFDIKIGYSDHTLGIEVPVAAVVLGAKVIEKHFTLDKTMDGPDHKASLEPDELKAMVDAIRNIEKAMGEGIKKPSPSELKNKDIARKSIVAKIKIKKGDIFTEENLAVKRPGTGINPMEWDNVIG